Proteins encoded in a region of the Clostridium beijerinckii genome:
- a CDS encoding (2Fe-2S)-binding protein: MSNTITLKINNKTIATEESSAKRLLDFLREDLDITGPKEGCGEGECGACAVIIDKELINSCLVTIGSVQGKEIITVEGLKGTKQFGVLERCFAEAGAVQCGFCTPGMIMAAHALLSKIPRPTEDDVRNGISGNLCRCTGYNMIINAILMASKRGDGLW, translated from the coding sequence ATGAGTAATACAATTACATTAAAGATAAATAATAAAACAATAGCTACAGAAGAGAGTTCTGCAAAGAGACTTTTAGATTTCCTTCGAGAAGATTTGGATATAACGGGTCCAAAGGAAGGCTGTGGTGAAGGGGAATGCGGTGCTTGTGCTGTAATTATAGATAAAGAATTAATTAATTCTTGTTTAGTAACAATTGGCTCTGTACAAGGAAAAGAGATTATAACGGTTGAGGGATTAAAAGGGACAAAACAATTCGGTGTCTTGGAAAGGTGCTTTGCAGAAGCAGGGGCTGTACAATGTGGTTTCTGTACACCAGGAATGATAATGGCAGCACATGCACTGTTATCTAAAATTCCAAGGCCAACAGAAGATGATGTCAGAAATGGAATTTCAGGAAATTTATGCAGATGTACAGGATATAACATGATTATTAATGCAATACTTATGGCATCTAAAAGAGGTGATGGGTTATGGTAA
- a CDS encoding ABC transporter permease: protein MIRMRIVKAKKLSKKKKILLQVFAVLLALVLTGIFILLMGHDPIKVYVSMLDGSFGSGHRIKETIVKTIPLVIAGLGIGIAFKMKFWNIGGEGQMLMGGFGATFIALNFKDSPKFLVIILMIIVGMICGGLWALFAGILKSRFNTNETIITLMLNYIALKWIVYLQYELWKDPASLGFPKIANFSDNATLPKVFGIHIGWVIALILVIVVHAFLNYTKKGYEISVLGESENTAKYSGMSVKKIILLTTFISGALVGLAGVIQASAVTNTLSTQLTSNVGNTAIIISWLSGLNSIWTLLVSVAFAVLIQGASYIQTAFQIPQAAADIIQAMILFCVLGCQFFLQYKVVIEISTKSESEVDVTKGGETYGH, encoded by the coding sequence ATGATTAGAATGAGAATAGTAAAAGCAAAGAAGCTAAGTAAGAAAAAGAAGATATTGCTTCAAGTATTTGCAGTTTTACTGGCTTTAGTATTAACTGGTATTTTCATTTTGCTTATGGGTCATGATCCTATTAAAGTTTATGTGTCAATGTTAGATGGATCTTTTGGAAGTGGACATAGAATTAAGGAGACGATTGTAAAAACAATACCTCTCGTTATAGCTGGATTAGGTATCGGAATAGCATTTAAAATGAAGTTTTGGAATATTGGAGGAGAAGGACAAATGCTCATGGGAGGATTTGGCGCAACTTTTATAGCTTTAAATTTTAAGGATTCTCCTAAATTTCTAGTAATAATTTTAATGATAATAGTGGGGATGATTTGCGGAGGTTTATGGGCTTTATTTGCAGGAATTTTAAAGTCAAGATTTAATACAAATGAAACTATAATAACACTAATGTTGAACTATATTGCTTTAAAATGGATTGTTTATCTTCAATATGAACTTTGGAAAGATCCAGCATCACTCGGGTTTCCAAAGATAGCTAATTTTAGTGATAATGCAACCTTGCCAAAGGTATTTGGCATTCATATAGGGTGGGTAATAGCGCTTATTTTAGTAATAGTAGTACATGCATTCTTGAATTACACAAAGAAGGGATATGAAATTTCTGTACTTGGAGAAAGTGAAAATACCGCTAAATATTCTGGAATGAGTGTAAAAAAGATAATACTATTAACAACTTTTATAAGTGGTGCATTAGTTGGACTTGCGGGTGTTATCCAAGCTTCTGCTGTTACAAATACACTTAGTACCCAATTGACTTCTAATGTAGGTAACACTGCAATAATAATATCTTGGCTTTCAGGGCTTAATTCTATATGGACTCTATTAGTTTCCGTAGCTTTTGCTGTTTTGATTCAGGGGGCATCTTATATACAAACAGCATTTCAAATACCTCAAGCTGCAGCAGATATCATACAAGCTATGATTTTGTTTTGTGTATTAGGATGTCAATTCTTCTTACAATATAAAGTTGTAATTGAAATTTCAACTAAATCCGAAAGTGAAGTAGATGTGACTAAGGGAGGTGAAACATATGGACATTAG
- a CDS encoding ABC transporter ATP-binding protein — protein MEQCVSVELKKITKTFGSVIANEDVDLKVQSGEIHALLGENGAGKSTLMNMLSGIYNPDSGSIYIRGKRVQFKSPKESIECGIGMVHQHFKLVERFTAKENIIAGNKGKFFTKNKEVDQNILSLCEKYNLQIDLKKRVSEMSIAEKQMLEIIKVLYKGANILILDEPTAVLMPQEVGRLFNIVKRMKEQGCAVIIITHKLHEVMAICDKVSVLRKGKNIKTLNIADTNVNELTELMVGYKSDLKIDKVSSNKNTLIYDVKNISVRNKLGVQVLKNISFSMNEGEILGVAGVAGSGQKELCEALFGLQKVESGNLIFKGEDITNKSPREVYKKGIKMGLIPEDRLGMGLVGSMGIVDNLLLRKYYDQKGLFLKRNELTDIATSMVEQLEIKTPGIDHPVKQLSGGNIQKILLGREISLSPDILITSYAVRGLDIGATYQIYDLLNKEKEKGVSILFVGEDLDVLLELCDRIMVLCGGKLIGIVNTKDATKEQIGMMMAGHMEEAALDFKDNKIEKVTSVKGGGLYD, from the coding sequence ATGGAACAATGTGTGAGTGTTGAACTAAAAAAAATAACAAAGACTTTTGGATCTGTCATAGCTAATGAAGATGTAGATTTAAAGGTACAAAGTGGAGAAATTCATGCACTCCTCGGAGAAAATGGGGCTGGAAAGAGTACTCTAATGAACATGCTATCAGGAATTTACAATCCTGATAGTGGTTCAATTTATATAAGAGGAAAAAGAGTTCAGTTTAAATCTCCAAAGGAATCCATTGAATGTGGAATAGGTATGGTTCACCAACATTTTAAATTAGTTGAGAGATTTACGGCAAAAGAGAATATAATTGCTGGTAATAAGGGAAAATTTTTTACCAAAAATAAAGAAGTAGATCAAAACATACTAAGCTTATGCGAGAAATATAATCTACAAATAGATTTAAAAAAAAGAGTAAGTGAAATGTCTATAGCTGAAAAACAAATGCTAGAAATAATTAAAGTATTGTATAAAGGTGCAAATATTTTAATACTAGATGAGCCAACAGCGGTACTAATGCCTCAAGAAGTAGGTAGACTATTTAATATAGTAAAACGAATGAAAGAACAAGGATGTGCAGTTATAATAATAACTCACAAGCTGCATGAAGTAATGGCTATATGTGATAAAGTATCAGTATTAAGAAAAGGAAAAAACATAAAGACTTTAAATATAGCTGATACAAACGTAAATGAATTAACAGAGCTTATGGTAGGGTATAAAAGCGATTTGAAGATAGATAAAGTATCATCAAATAAAAATACATTGATATACGATGTAAAAAATATTTCAGTCAGAAATAAATTAGGAGTACAAGTACTTAAAAATATTAGCTTCAGTATGAATGAAGGAGAAATTTTAGGAGTAGCTGGAGTTGCGGGAAGTGGTCAAAAAGAGCTTTGCGAAGCTTTATTTGGATTACAGAAAGTAGAGAGTGGAAATCTTATATTTAAAGGAGAAGATATTACTAATAAATCTCCAAGAGAAGTTTATAAAAAGGGAATTAAAATGGGACTTATACCAGAAGATAGATTAGGTATGGGTTTAGTTGGAAGTATGGGTATTGTTGATAATTTATTACTTAGAAAATATTATGATCAAAAAGGATTGTTCTTAAAAAGAAATGAATTAACAGATATTGCTACAAGTATGGTTGAACAGTTAGAGATAAAAACGCCAGGCATAGACCATCCAGTAAAGCAATTATCAGGTGGAAATATACAAAAAATATTATTAGGTAGGGAAATAAGTTTAAGCCCAGATATACTTATTACTTCATATGCAGTAAGAGGATTAGATATTGGGGCTACATATCAGATATATGATCTTTTAAATAAGGAAAAGGAAAAAGGAGTATCTATATTATTTGTGGGAGAAGACTTAGATGTTCTTTTGGAACTATGTGATAGAATAATGGTTTTATGTGGCGGAAAATTAATAGGTATTGTAAATACAAAAGATGCAACAAAAGAACAAATTGGTATGATGATGGCAGGACATATGGAAGAAGCAGCTTTGGATTTTAAAGATAATAAAATTGAAAAAGTAACGAGTGTGAAAGGAGGAGGCTTATATGATTAG
- a CDS encoding ABC transporter permease translates to MDISLFLSSAVIAGTPLLFATLGCILGEKVGNLNLGIEGMMLMGAIGGFILGYTTGNVFLALLFSMLLGAIGSLIYSILTVSLRASQVVTGLALTIFGSGFSSFIGKDYVGQVLSDNLKNILAPIKIPLISDIPVIGSALFNQSMFVYLGYICAILIYFYLNFTKYGLNMKMIGENPYAADAAGINVSLYKYINLLIGGALCGLGGSFLSLVYIPSWQENVTAGRGWIAVALVIFIGWSPVKAIFGAILFGGLDILGLRLQGTGIEVNQYFITMLPYATTIIVLVLGGLKKNNLNSSPQALGEAYFREDR, encoded by the coding sequence ATGGACATTAGTTTGTTTTTATCATCAGCGGTTATAGCAGGAACACCATTGCTTTTCGCCACACTTGGATGTATTTTGGGAGAAAAGGTTGGAAACTTAAATTTAGGAATTGAAGGCATGATGTTAATGGGTGCTATTGGCGGATTTATATTGGGTTACACAACAGGAAATGTGTTTTTAGCACTTTTATTTAGTATGTTACTTGGTGCTATTGGATCACTAATATACTCTATTCTTACAGTATCGCTTAGAGCAAGCCAAGTTGTTACAGGTCTTGCATTAACAATATTCGGGAGTGGATTTTCAAGTTTTATTGGAAAAGATTATGTTGGACAAGTATTATCAGATAATCTTAAAAATATTTTGGCACCTATAAAAATACCTTTAATAAGTGATATACCTGTTATAGGGTCAGCTTTATTTAATCAAAGCATGTTTGTGTACTTAGGATATATATGCGCTATATTAATTTATTTTTATCTTAATTTTACAAAGTATGGGCTGAATATGAAAATGATTGGAGAAAATCCTTATGCAGCAGATGCAGCTGGAATAAATGTTTCACTATATAAATATATTAATTTATTAATTGGTGGGGCTTTATGTGGACTTGGTGGAAGCTTTTTATCTTTAGTTTACATACCTTCATGGCAGGAAAATGTAACAGCAGGTAGAGGGTGGATTGCTGTAGCATTAGTAATTTTTATCGGATGGAGTCCTGTAAAAGCTATTTTTGGGGCTATTTTGTTTGGTGGATTAGATATACTAGGGCTAAGATTGCAAGGAACAGGAATAGAAGTAAACCAATATTTTATAACAATGCTTCCGTATGCAACTACAATAATAGTATTGGTCTTAGGCGGATTAAAGAAGAATAATTTAAATTCATCACCACAGGCTCTCGGAGAAGCATACTTTAGAGAAGACAGGTAA
- a CDS encoding FAD binding domain-containing protein: MVNGYLPKDLDEALKILNEKDVTIYAGGTDLMVRNKNAASLLPKFNKDLLYIGDLKELKGIKESDDSLEIGAACTLSALLRAKGIPEVLKESIRQIASPAIRNMGTIGGNICNASPAGDTLPILYALDAKLKLVGESSSREVHIEDFILGPRKIILERTEILKSIIIPKAEFNKVYYEKVGARKASAISKLSFIGLAEVKDGKVKDIRIAIGSVAPKVVRVIEAENFIKEKNLEDIKSEMEEIRNIYSKEIIPIDDQRSTAVYRKTVALRLIQYFLNIRI, translated from the coding sequence ATGGTAAATGGATATTTACCAAAAGATTTGGATGAAGCATTAAAAATATTAAATGAAAAAGATGTAACTATTTATGCCGGAGGAACTGACCTAATGGTTAGGAATAAAAATGCTGCATCACTTCTCCCAAAATTTAATAAAGACTTGTTATATATAGGAGATTTAAAAGAACTAAAAGGAATTAAAGAGTCGGATGATAGCTTAGAAATAGGAGCAGCCTGTACTCTATCAGCGCTTTTAAGAGCAAAAGGGATTCCAGAAGTGTTAAAAGAGTCCATAAGACAAATAGCATCACCAGCTATAAGAAATATGGGGACTATTGGAGGAAATATATGTAATGCATCTCCGGCTGGGGATACCTTACCTATACTATATGCATTAGATGCGAAGCTTAAATTGGTTGGCGAAAGTTCATCAAGAGAAGTTCATATAGAAGATTTTATATTAGGACCAAGGAAAATTATCCTTGAAAGAACTGAAATTTTAAAAAGCATAATTATACCAAAAGCAGAATTCAATAAAGTATATTATGAAAAAGTTGGAGCTAGAAAAGCTTCTGCTATATCAAAACTTTCTTTTATTGGTCTTGCAGAAGTAAAAGATGGAAAAGTAAAAGACATAAGAATTGCAATAGGTTCAGTGGCTCCTAAGGTAGTCAGAGTAATAGAGGCAGAAAATTTTATAAAAGAAAAAAATCTAGAGGATATAAAATCAGAGATGGAAGAAATACGCAACATTTATTCTAAAGAAATAATCCCTATTGATGATCAAAGATCCACAGCTGTTTATAGAAAAACAGTAGCTTTAAGGCTTATTCAATATTTTTTAAATATTAGGATATAG
- a CDS encoding BMP family ABC transporter substrate-binding protein — MNKNIKKKLLTVIAAVACSTMLLVGCGSASTQTSKDDGKETKTEASGEKLKVGFIYIGSASDGGYSQAHDNGRKYLEEKLPNVETIVKESVPEGQEVEKVATDMIDQGAKVIFATSFGYMDYIEKVSKEYPDVKFFHCSGYKTTDNMSTYFGREYQARYLTGIVAGMKSKNGKIGYVAAFPIPEVVRATNAFALGVRSVNPNAVVKVTWTNTWYDPAKEKEAAISLLDQGVDVIGQYQDTTAAQQAAEERGAFSIGSDLDMSASAPKANMTSAVWNWGTYYVEAVKTVMDGKFKSESYWGGIDTGIVDIAPLTKNAPEGAQAKVDEAKAKMVSKSWDVFTGPIKDQSGAIKVAEGQKMTDKELLSFDWLVEGVEGQISK; from the coding sequence ATGAATAAGAACATCAAAAAGAAATTACTAACAGTAATTGCTGCAGTAGCATGTTCTACTATGCTGCTAGTTGGATGTGGGTCAGCATCTACACAAACTTCAAAAGATGATGGAAAGGAAACAAAGACAGAGGCTTCGGGCGAAAAGCTTAAGGTAGGATTCATTTATATTGGATCAGCTTCGGATGGAGGGTATAGCCAAGCACACGATAATGGTCGTAAATATTTAGAAGAAAAGCTTCCAAATGTTGAGACTATAGTTAAAGAATCTGTACCGGAAGGTCAAGAAGTAGAAAAAGTTGCTACAGATATGATTGATCAAGGTGCTAAGGTGATTTTTGCAACCTCTTTTGGATATATGGATTATATAGAAAAAGTATCAAAAGAATATCCAGACGTAAAGTTTTTCCACTGCTCGGGGTATAAGACAACTGATAATATGAGCACATATTTTGGTAGAGAATATCAAGCTAGATATCTTACAGGAATCGTAGCAGGGATGAAGAGTAAAAACGGTAAAATTGGTTATGTAGCAGCATTCCCTATTCCAGAAGTTGTTAGAGCAACGAATGCATTTGCTTTAGGGGTAAGATCAGTAAATCCAAATGCAGTAGTAAAGGTAACTTGGACTAACACATGGTATGATCCAGCAAAAGAAAAAGAAGCTGCTATATCATTGCTTGATCAAGGTGTAGACGTAATTGGGCAATACCAAGATACTACAGCTGCACAACAAGCAGCAGAAGAAAGAGGCGCGTTCTCTATTGGATCTGATTTAGATATGTCAGCATCAGCGCCAAAGGCTAATATGACAAGTGCTGTTTGGAATTGGGGTACTTATTATGTAGAAGCTGTTAAAACTGTTATGGATGGAAAGTTTAAATCAGAAAGCTACTGGGGTGGTATAGATACAGGAATAGTTGACATAGCACCATTAACTAAGAATGCACCAGAAGGAGCACAAGCAAAAGTTGACGAAGCTAAAGCAAAAATGGTAAGCAAATCTTGGGATGTATTTACAGGACCAATCAAAGATCAATCAGGAGCTATAAAGGTTGCTGAAGGTCAAAAAATGACAGATAAGGAATTGCTAAGCTTTGACTGGCTTGTTGAAGGAGTAGAAGGTCAAATTAGTAAATAA